The Bacillus oleivorans genome has a window encoding:
- a CDS encoding S-layer homology domain-containing protein has translation MSKKWFYVLVSIFTLLLVNPVQAETSSVNFKDVSTFQSEITYLAENGIISGYDSETFGPNRTLTRAEAVIMIMNTFDISDYVPGENPFSDVSEGMKAFKAIQFAAENGIVNGFEDGTFRPYETLTRGQMAQILTNAYGLKGSNGKAFSDTVGHRFESAISTVAAHRFTIGYDDGSYRPNTGMKRMDFAAFLARAINPIFLPEYTPTEMTAEELSVWSERTVEVDVYKDGELLQYGTGFITESGLIATAYHVVAGGDEVYIYTEDGVEYAVEGVAFSDIDNDLALLKPEYILPYPSIPMASSEQITEFETVYSFGLPYGFPEYVQSEGNVLAIHDVEYEGKMYKLIEYNSEVVAGSSGGPIVNVYGQAIGLNSSGFEDMPTLNFSPVLDNLISADAEFKAKAWDEIEVVEISTLPLQPGFEEVKEAAEEASVETEPAA, from the coding sequence GTGAGCAAAAAATGGTTTTATGTATTAGTTTCTATTTTTACATTATTGCTTGTAAACCCAGTACAGGCTGAAACTTCATCTGTTAATTTTAAAGATGTAAGTACTTTTCAATCTGAGATCACATATTTAGCAGAAAATGGGATTATTTCTGGTTACGATTCGGAAACATTTGGGCCAAACCGAACGCTTACTCGCGCAGAAGCCGTCATTATGATAATGAATACATTTGATATATCTGATTATGTTCCTGGTGAAAATCCATTCTCTGATGTCAGCGAAGGCATGAAGGCATTTAAAGCGATCCAATTTGCGGCGGAAAACGGGATTGTGAATGGATTTGAAGATGGCACCTTCCGTCCGTATGAGACTTTAACACGCGGTCAAATGGCACAAATTTTGACGAATGCATATGGATTAAAAGGTTCTAATGGGAAAGCATTCTCTGATACCGTTGGCCATCGTTTCGAAAGCGCTATTTCTACTGTAGCTGCTCACAGGTTCACAATAGGTTATGATGATGGTTCCTATCGTCCTAATACTGGAATGAAACGAATGGATTTTGCTGCGTTTTTAGCACGTGCGATCAATCCAATCTTTTTACCAGAATATACGCCAACAGAAATGACTGCTGAAGAATTGAGTGTTTGGTCAGAACGAACCGTTGAAGTCGATGTATACAAAGACGGTGAACTTTTACAATATGGTACAGGTTTCATTACGGAAAGCGGCTTAATTGCAACTGCTTATCATGTTGTAGCTGGCGGGGATGAAGTCTATATCTACACAGAAGATGGTGTGGAATATGCTGTTGAAGGAGTTGCATTTTCAGACATCGACAATGACTTAGCCCTATTAAAGCCGGAATATATCCTGCCTTATCCTTCTATTCCAATGGCTTCTTCTGAACAAATCACTGAGTTTGAAACAGTCTATAGCTTCGGACTGCCATATGGGTTTCCTGAATATGTCCAATCAGAAGGAAATGTTTTAGCGATTCATGACGTTGAATATGAAGGGAAAATGTACAAATTGATCGAGTATAACTCCGAAGTTGTGGCTGGAAGCTCTGGCGGACCAATTGTGAATGTATACGGTCAAGCAATAGGATTAAACTCTTCAGGTTTTGAAGACATGCCTACCCTTAATTTTAGCCCAGTACTTGACAATTTAATTTCTGCAGATGCTGAATTCAAGGCTAAAGCATGGGATGAAATTGAAGTAGTGGAAATAAGTACCTTGCCTTTACAGCCAGGTTTTGAAGAGGTAAAAGAAGCGGCAGAAGAAGCATCAGTTGAAACAGAACCCGCAGCCTAA
- a CDS encoding immunoglobulin-like domain-containing protein: MKVKVFTMVSVVLALFIGAVLSESIIGDEQVLQANPSSSSNPGNPGKPEHTDNPIDPGNAEVTSFIGEYQEPILKDFFTFIRSKTRWVRDGELQLKPNEGYFNKQDIEGFGPVTDNYNEVEPGGTVYYYLPELPQNHKIKLELSEHSHKREVISVLEEKWFDEAGRIEVNVPNEYGKLLVFKMELYDEKQQKKDILMIPYYTSFKSVNASLAINKSEYKQDETLSLYLENWGPNHISHGEGYGLQRQEGNQWVPPSEEEFKAIFNAIALQTSPYETYVQHINLEKLRPGTYRIIKPFSTVTSEGMISLSRTFTILP; encoded by the coding sequence TTGAAAGTTAAAGTTTTTACGATGGTTTCTGTGGTTTTGGCTTTATTTATAGGGGCAGTTTTGTCGGAGTCGATCATTGGGGATGAACAAGTTCTTCAGGCTAATCCTAGTAGTTCAAGTAATCCAGGGAATCCAGGCAAGCCGGAACATACTGATAATCCCATTGACCCCGGTAATGCTGAAGTTACTTCGTTTATCGGGGAATATCAAGAACCCATTTTAAAAGACTTTTTCACATTCATTCGTTCAAAAACACGCTGGGTACGTGATGGGGAACTGCAGCTTAAACCAAATGAGGGTTATTTTAATAAACAAGATATAGAAGGTTTTGGTCCTGTTACAGACAATTATAATGAAGTTGAACCTGGTGGGACTGTTTATTATTATTTACCAGAGCTTCCTCAAAATCATAAAATCAAACTAGAGCTCTCTGAACATAGTCACAAAAGGGAAGTTATTTCAGTTTTAGAAGAGAAATGGTTTGATGAAGCAGGAAGGATAGAAGTGAATGTACCAAATGAGTATGGAAAATTATTAGTTTTTAAAATGGAACTCTATGATGAAAAGCAACAGAAGAAGGATATTTTAATGATCCCGTATTATACTTCTTTTAAATCCGTTAACGCCAGTCTGGCCATTAATAAATCTGAGTACAAACAAGACGAAACCCTCAGTTTATACTTAGAAAATTGGGGGCCAAATCATATTTCTCATGGCGAAGGTTACGGACTTCAAAGACAGGAAGGAAATCAATGGGTTCCTCCATCTGAAGAAGAATTCAAGGCGATTTTTAATGCTATTGCTCTACAAACTTCCCCATACGAAACATACGTGCAGCATATAAATTTAGAAAAATTAAGACCTGGGACATATAGGATTATCAAACCATTTAGCACCGTAACATCCGAAGGCATGATTTCACTTTCAAGAACCTTCACTATCTTGCCATAA